One Shewanella sp. MR-4 DNA window includes the following coding sequences:
- the ilvG gene encoding acetolactate synthase 2 catalytic subunit, with amino-acid sequence MEPGQMIRGADAVIKVLAAHGVTTVFGYPGGAIMPIYDALYGSPVEHLLSRHEQGAAFAAVGYARASGKTGVCFATSGPGATNLITSLADALLDSVPVVAITGQVSTAVIGTDAFQEIDVLGMSLSCTKHSFMVTDVNDLIPTLYQAFEIAASGRPGPVLVDIPKDIQIAQLEYRTPLLAVTNEPQASVSEIDAARALLAEAKQPMLYVGGGVGMAGAVDQLREFIKATGMPSVATLKGLGSIAHGTPGYLGMLGMHGGKAANLAVQDCDLLVVAGARFDDRVTGRLATFANKAKVIHLDIDAAELGKLRQPDVAIAGDLRQIFPALAMALNITPWQAEVEHLARKHQWDYQHPGSLIYAPAMLRRLANKLPEDSVVSCDVGQHQMWVAQHMWFRRPEDHLSSAGLGTMGFGLPAAIGAQVARPDATVVTVSGDGSFMMNVQELTTIKRRKLPVKILLIDNQKLGMVKQWQQLFFEERYSETDLSDNPDFVQLASAFDIPGRTIFSSDEVEEALTEMLAAKGPYLLHVAIDDAFNVWPLVPPGASNSDMMDEMEKQT; translated from the coding sequence ATGGAACCAGGGCAGATGATTAGAGGCGCAGACGCAGTCATAAAAGTGTTGGCAGCACATGGTGTTACCACAGTATTTGGTTACCCAGGTGGTGCCATTATGCCAATCTACGATGCCCTCTATGGAAGCCCTGTCGAACATCTCTTAAGCCGCCACGAACAAGGTGCAGCCTTTGCCGCCGTTGGTTACGCCAGAGCCAGTGGTAAAACCGGCGTATGCTTTGCCACCTCAGGCCCTGGTGCCACCAACTTAATCACTTCGCTTGCCGATGCGTTATTAGATTCTGTGCCTGTTGTCGCTATCACGGGTCAGGTTTCAACCGCTGTGATTGGCACTGATGCGTTTCAAGAAATCGATGTATTGGGCATGTCCTTAAGCTGCACTAAGCACAGCTTTATGGTGACGGATGTAAACGATCTTATCCCGACCTTGTATCAAGCCTTCGAAATCGCGGCATCGGGTCGCCCTGGCCCAGTGCTGGTGGATATCCCTAAAGATATCCAAATCGCGCAACTGGAATATCGCACTCCCTTGCTGGCGGTAACCAATGAACCACAGGCGAGCGTCAGCGAGATTGACGCGGCCCGCGCCCTGTTAGCAGAGGCGAAGCAGCCTATGTTGTACGTGGGTGGTGGCGTCGGGATGGCGGGCGCGGTCGATCAACTGCGGGAATTTATCAAAGCCACGGGTATGCCATCGGTTGCGACGTTAAAGGGCTTAGGCAGTATTGCCCATGGCACTCCAGGTTATTTAGGCATGTTAGGTATGCATGGCGGAAAGGCGGCCAATCTAGCGGTGCAGGATTGTGATTTATTAGTGGTTGCCGGTGCGCGCTTTGATGACAGGGTCACAGGGCGTTTAGCGACTTTTGCCAACAAGGCTAAAGTCATCCATTTAGATATAGACGCCGCCGAGTTAGGCAAATTGCGCCAGCCCGATGTGGCCATTGCCGGTGATTTACGCCAGATTTTCCCTGCTTTAGCTATGGCGCTGAACATCACGCCTTGGCAAGCAGAGGTTGAACATCTTGCCCGTAAACATCAATGGGATTATCAACATCCCGGCAGCTTAATCTACGCTCCTGCCATGCTGCGCCGCCTTGCTAATAAACTGCCCGAAGACAGCGTAGTGAGCTGCGATGTGGGCCAACATCAAATGTGGGTCGCCCAGCATATGTGGTTCCGTCGCCCTGAAGATCATTTATCCAGCGCAGGTTTAGGCACTATGGGCTTTGGTTTACCCGCCGCTATCGGCGCCCAAGTCGCCCGCCCCGATGCAACTGTAGTCACAGTGTCTGGTGATGGCTCTTTTATGATGAACGTGCAGGAGCTGACCACCATCAAGCGCCGCAAATTACCGGTGAAGATCCTACTAATCGACAACCAAAAATTGGGGATGGTGAAACAGTGGCAACAGCTATTCTTTGAAGAGCGCTACAGCGAAACCGATCTGTCAGACAACCCCGATTTTGTGCAACTCGCTTCGGCCTTCGATATTCCCGGCCGCACGATTTTCTCTTCCGACGAAGTGGAAGAGGCCTTAACCGAAATGTTAGCGGCTAAGGGTCCCTATTTGTTACACGTAGCAATCGACGATGCTTTTAACGTTTGGCCACTGGTGCCCCCCGGCGCATCAAACAGCGATATGATGGACGAAATGGAGAAACAAACATGA
- the ilvM gene encoding acetolactate synthase 2 small subunit, with product MIHSLELTVQQRPEVIERVLRVTRHRGFTVTQMQMRMNDDASLSLDMEVDSERAIELLSNQLNKLIDVTQCKVLLPLNLQQQKVHA from the coding sequence ATGATCCACTCCCTAGAATTAACGGTTCAACAACGCCCAGAAGTGATAGAACGTGTACTACGTGTGACTCGTCACCGTGGTTTTACTGTCACCCAAATGCAAATGCGGATGAACGACGATGCGAGTCTGTCGCTGGATATGGAAGTGGACAGCGAGCGCGCCATCGAGCTGCTCAGCAATCAACTGAATAAATTGATTGATGTCACTCAATGCAAGGTCTTGTTACCGCTAAACTTGCAACAACAAAAAGTACACGCATAA
- the ilvD gene encoding dihydroxy-acid dehydratase, protein MPKLRSATSTEGRNMAGARALWRATGVKDNDFGKPIIAIANSFTQFVPGHVHLKDMGSLVAGAIEEAGGIAKEFNTIAVDDGIAMGHGGMLYSLPSRELIADSVEYMVNAHCADALVCISNCDKITPGMLMAALRLNIPVVFVSGGPMEAGKTKLSDKLIKLDLVDAMVAAADSSVSDEDSAKIERSACPTCGSCSGMFTANSMNCLTEALGLSLPGNGSMLATHADRRELFLEAGRRVMALTKRYYEKDDASALPRNIASFKAFENAMALDIAMGGSSNTVLHLLAAAQEADVAFTMDDIDRMSRQVPHLCKVAPSTAKYHMEDVHRAGGVMGILGELDRAGLLHTDVPHVAADAGGNLKSVLAKYDVMQTQDDNVKQFFMAGPAGIPTTKAFSQDCRWPSLDDDRREGCIRSREFAFSQEGGLAVLSGNLADNGCIVKTAGVDESNLTFTGSARVYESQDDAVAGILGGEVVAGDVVVIRYEGPKGGPGMQEMLYPTSYLKSRGLGKACALITDGRFSGGTSGLSIGHVSPEAAAGGTIALIENGDRIEIDIPKRSIKLAVSDAELAARRETMLARGPMAWKPLSRQRYVSMALKAYAMLATSADKGAVRDRSKLED, encoded by the coding sequence ATGCCAAAGTTACGTTCAGCAACCAGTACCGAAGGCCGCAATATGGCGGGTGCCCGTGCGCTATGGCGCGCCACAGGGGTGAAAGACAATGATTTTGGTAAGCCGATTATTGCGATTGCCAACTCCTTTACTCAGTTTGTCCCTGGCCATGTGCACTTAAAAGATATGGGCTCTCTGGTGGCGGGCGCCATCGAAGAAGCAGGCGGTATTGCCAAAGAATTCAACACCATCGCTGTGGATGATGGTATCGCCATGGGCCACGGTGGCATGCTCTACAGTCTGCCTTCGCGGGAGCTTATCGCCGATAGCGTCGAGTATATGGTCAATGCCCACTGCGCTGATGCGCTGGTTTGTATCTCTAACTGCGACAAAATCACCCCCGGCATGTTGATGGCGGCGCTGCGCCTCAATATCCCCGTGGTGTTTGTGTCGGGCGGGCCGATGGAGGCGGGTAAAACCAAACTGTCGGACAAGCTTATCAAACTCGATTTAGTCGATGCCATGGTGGCGGCGGCAGACTCGAGTGTGAGCGATGAAGATAGCGCTAAAATCGAACGTAGTGCTTGCCCTACATGTGGTTCCTGTTCGGGCATGTTTACCGCTAACTCGATGAACTGTTTAACCGAAGCTTTAGGTCTGTCGCTGCCGGGCAACGGCTCCATGCTCGCGACCCATGCCGATCGCCGCGAACTGTTTTTAGAAGCGGGCCGCCGCGTAATGGCGCTAACCAAACGTTACTACGAAAAAGATGATGCCTCGGCACTGCCGCGCAACATCGCCAGCTTTAAAGCCTTTGAGAACGCCATGGCGCTGGATATCGCCATGGGCGGTTCGTCTAATACTGTGTTGCACTTATTGGCTGCGGCGCAGGAGGCAGACGTGGCATTTACTATGGACGATATCGACCGTATGTCGCGCCAAGTGCCGCATCTGTGTAAGGTGGCGCCGTCGACCGCTAAATACCATATGGAAGATGTGCACCGCGCCGGTGGTGTGATGGGCATCTTAGGCGAACTCGACCGCGCCGGACTGCTGCATACCGATGTGCCACACGTCGCCGCCGATGCGGGCGGCAATCTCAAGTCGGTGCTCGCAAAGTACGATGTCATGCAAACCCAAGATGACAACGTAAAACAATTTTTTATGGCTGGACCTGCGGGCATTCCTACCACTAAAGCCTTTAGCCAAGACTGCCGCTGGCCATCGCTGGACGATGACAGGCGTGAAGGTTGTATCCGTAGCCGCGAATTTGCCTTCAGCCAAGAGGGCGGTTTGGCCGTGTTATCGGGCAATCTGGCCGACAATGGCTGTATCGTTAAAACTGCCGGTGTGGATGAGTCTAACCTGACCTTTACTGGCAGCGCTCGGGTGTACGAAAGCCAAGATGACGCAGTCGCTGGCATCTTAGGTGGCGAAGTGGTGGCGGGTGATGTGGTGGTGATTCGTTACGAAGGGCCAAAAGGCGGCCCAGGTATGCAAGAAATGTTGTACCCCACCAGTTACTTAAAATCCCGTGGCTTAGGCAAGGCCTGCGCGCTGATCACCGACGGCCGTTTCTCTGGTGGAACTTCCGGTTTATCCATCGGCCATGTATCGCCTGAAGCGGCGGCGGGCGGCACTATTGCCTTGATTGAAAACGGCGATCGGATCGAAATCGATATTCCTAAGCGCAGTATCAAGCTTGCGGTGAGTGATGCTGAATTGGCTGCGCGCCGTGAAACCATGCTCGCCCGTGGGCCAATGGCGTGGAAACCGCTTTCGCGTCAGCGTTATGTGTCGATGGCGCTCAAAGCCTACGCCATGCTTGCCACCAGTGCCGATAAGGGCGCGGTGCGCGATCGCAGTAAGTTGGAGGACTGA
- the ilvA gene encoding threonine ammonia-lyase, biosynthetic has product MLSLASSQTEQAEAQSSQVQSSQVQSDKAQSGTSALEKSQLAQSYLQKILLSSVYDVAKVTPLSSLNKLSARLGCQVFLKREDMQPVHSFKLRGAYNRIAQLSQAECQRGVVCASAGNHAQGVAMSAASRGVDAVIVMPETTPDIKVDAVRRLGGNVVLHGQAFDQANGFAMEMAEQEGRVYIAPFDDEAVIAGQGTIAQEMLQQQRDLEVVFVPVGGGGLIAGIAAYYKAVMPQVKIVGVEPEDAACLKAAMEAGEPVTLPQVGLFADGVAVKRIGTEPFRLAKWFVDEVVTVTSDEICAAVKDIFEDTRAIAEPAGALSLAGLKKYVSTNATGESGKGEKVAAILSGANVNFHSLRYVSERCELGEQKEAVLAVKVPERPGSFLRFCELLEKRVMTEFNYRFSSRDMAVVFAGIRLTKGHGELEQIINTLEDNGFEVQDLSGDETAKLHVRYMVGGHPPEPLEERLFSFEFPEHPGALLKFLTTLQSKWNISLFHYRNHGAAFGRVLAGFEVPEGDALPFQQFLTELGFVYQEETQSPAYQLFLNAGKGKKSLPL; this is encoded by the coding sequence ATGTTATCTCTCGCATCGTCGCAAACGGAGCAGGCTGAGGCCCAGTCCTCTCAAGTTCAATCCTCTCAAGTTCAGTCCGATAAGGCGCAATCGGGCACTTCTGCCTTAGAAAAGAGTCAGCTTGCGCAAAGCTACCTGCAAAAAATCCTGCTGTCGTCGGTTTATGACGTTGCGAAAGTGACCCCACTCTCGAGCCTGAATAAACTCTCGGCGCGTTTGGGCTGCCAAGTATTTTTAAAGCGTGAGGATATGCAGCCTGTGCATTCCTTCAAGCTGCGTGGCGCCTATAACCGTATCGCCCAGTTAAGCCAAGCCGAATGTCAACGCGGCGTAGTGTGCGCCTCGGCGGGTAACCATGCTCAAGGCGTGGCCATGTCAGCGGCCAGTCGTGGTGTGGATGCTGTGATTGTGATGCCCGAAACTACGCCAGATATTAAAGTCGATGCGGTGCGCCGCTTGGGTGGCAACGTGGTGTTGCACGGCCAAGCCTTCGATCAGGCCAATGGCTTTGCGATGGAGATGGCCGAGCAGGAGGGGCGGGTGTATATCGCCCCCTTCGATGACGAAGCCGTTATCGCAGGCCAAGGCACTATCGCCCAAGAAATGCTGCAACAGCAGCGCGACCTTGAAGTGGTATTTGTACCCGTGGGCGGCGGTGGCTTAATTGCTGGGATTGCTGCCTATTACAAAGCGGTGATGCCACAGGTCAAAATTGTTGGGGTGGAGCCTGAAGATGCGGCCTGCTTAAAAGCGGCGATGGAGGCGGGCGAGCCTGTCACACTCCCGCAGGTCGGCTTGTTTGCCGATGGAGTCGCGGTTAAACGTATCGGCACCGAGCCATTTCGCCTAGCTAAGTGGTTTGTGGATGAAGTGGTGACGGTAACGTCCGACGAGATCTGCGCCGCCGTTAAAGATATTTTTGAGGATACCCGCGCCATTGCCGAACCTGCAGGTGCTTTATCCCTTGCTGGGCTTAAAAAATATGTCAGCACCAATGCTACGGGCGAGAGTGGCAAGGGTGAGAAAGTCGCGGCGATTTTAAGTGGCGCGAATGTGAACTTCCACAGCCTACGTTATGTGTCGGAGCGTTGCGAGTTGGGTGAGCAAAAAGAAGCCGTGCTGGCGGTTAAAGTGCCCGAGCGTCCCGGCAGCTTCCTGCGTTTTTGTGAGTTGCTCGAAAAGCGGGTGATGACCGAATTTAACTATCGTTTTAGCAGCCGCGATATGGCGGTGGTGTTTGCGGGTATTCGTTTGACCAAAGGCCATGGCGAATTAGAGCAGATCATCAATACCTTAGAAGATAATGGCTTCGAGGTGCAGGACTTATCCGGTGACGAAACCGCGAAATTACATGTGCGCTATATGGTCGGTGGTCATCCGCCAGAGCCGTTAGAGGAGCGCCTATTTAGCTTCGAGTTTCCCGAGCATCCGGGGGCGCTGCTGAAGTTTTTAACTACCCTGCAGAGCAAGTGGAATATCAGTTTATTCCATTACCGTAATCACGGCGCGGCCTTTGGGCGAGTGCTGGCGGGGTTTGAAGTCCCCGAGGGCGATGCCTTGCCGTTTCAGCAGTTTTTAACTGAGCTGGGATTTGTCTATCAAGAAGAGACGCAAAGCCCTGCTTATCAGCTGTTTTTGAATGCCGGAAAAGGGAAAAAGAGCCTGCCTTTGTAG
- a CDS encoding pyridoxal-phosphate-dependent aminotransferase family protein: MLPAPHFSAFNPPRRILMGPGPSDVYPEVLAAQARPTVGHLDPLFVGMMDELKSLIQYAFQTKNEMTMAVSAPGSAGMETCFVNLVEPGEKVIVCRNGVFGERMRQNVERVGAIAVLVDNEWGTPVDPAAVEAALKANPDAKFLAFVHAETSTGALSDAKILCALAKQYGCLSIVDAVTSLGGVELRVDEWGIDAIYSGSQKCLSCVPGLSPVSFSPNAVEKLKNRKTPVQSWFLDQSLVMAYWTSAGGKRSYHHTAPVNALYALHESLRLLAEEGLENAWKRHQDMHLVLRAGLEKLGLKFVVAEASCLPQLNAIYIPKGVDDAAVRARLLKDYNLEIGAGLGALAGKAWRIGLMGFGARRENVALCLRALEEVLN, from the coding sequence ATGTTACCTGCACCGCATTTTTCTGCCTTTAATCCGCCTCGCCGCATTTTGATGGGGCCAGGTCCATCGGATGTTTATCCTGAAGTATTAGCCGCACAGGCAAGACCGACCGTCGGCCACCTAGATCCATTATTTGTTGGCATGATGGATGAGCTTAAGAGCCTGATCCAATATGCGTTTCAAACCAAAAATGAAATGACGATGGCAGTGTCGGCCCCCGGCAGTGCAGGCATGGAAACCTGTTTTGTGAACTTAGTCGAACCCGGCGAAAAGGTGATTGTGTGCCGCAATGGCGTGTTTGGTGAGCGTATGCGCCAAAACGTCGAGCGTGTAGGTGCGATTGCTGTGCTGGTGGATAATGAATGGGGCACACCCGTCGACCCTGCTGCCGTTGAAGCGGCGCTTAAGGCCAACCCCGATGCTAAATTCCTTGCCTTTGTGCACGCCGAAACTTCAACGGGCGCATTGAGCGATGCTAAAATCCTGTGCGCGCTGGCAAAACAATACGGCTGTTTATCGATTGTCGATGCGGTGACATCCCTCGGTGGCGTGGAATTAAGAGTCGATGAATGGGGAATCGATGCCATTTATTCTGGTAGTCAGAAATGTCTCTCCTGCGTGCCGGGATTATCGCCTGTGTCTTTCTCGCCCAATGCGGTGGAAAAGCTTAAAAACCGTAAAACGCCAGTGCAGAGCTGGTTCCTCGATCAAAGTCTGGTCATGGCCTATTGGACTAGCGCTGGTGGCAAGCGCAGTTATCACCATACCGCGCCCGTTAATGCTCTTTATGCCCTGCACGAATCGCTGCGTTTATTGGCCGAAGAAGGTTTAGAAAATGCGTGGAAGCGTCATCAAGACATGCATTTAGTGCTGCGCGCCGGCCTTGAAAAACTTGGCCTGAAATTTGTGGTTGCTGAAGCTTCGTGCTTGCCGCAGCTAAATGCCATTTATATCCCCAAAGGCGTTGATGATGCCGCCGTGCGTGCGCGTCTACTCAAGGATTACAACCTTGAAATTGGTGCTGGTCTTGGTGCTCTAGCGGGTAAAGCTTGGCGCATTGGTTTAATGGGCTTTGGTGCCCGCCGTGAGAATGTCGCGCTCTGTTTGCGCGCGCTAGAAGAGGTGCTGAACTAA